The nucleotide sequence GCGATCGGTTTCACCGTCTTCTCGAATCACGCCGTTGAGGCCCATCGGGGGAGCGAAGGGAGTGGGCTCGCTGGTCGAGCCGGATTCGATCACGTTCCCAAAGGGGCTGAGGCGGAAGGCGTACGGAGCGGGGGAGACGCCGCGGTCATCCTCGGCGAGGAGGCCGAAGTTCGGGTCGGCATGGTCGGGGAGGGTGACGGCCTGGGTGCGATCCCCTTCGATGTCGCCGATCCACTGGACCTCGATCGTCTCACCGATCGGGCCGCCGGCCGGGACAAAGGCTCGGGGGCGAGGGAAGTTGCCCACATGGAGGCGGTAATGGCAGTTGCCGTTGCCCTGGTAGGCGCTTTCTCGGACCTGGATGATGTACTGGCCGTCTTCGGGGGCGATGAGCTGAACGATGGGGTCCTGGCGGACGAGGCTGGCGTCGTCGCTGCGGACCAGCTCGAAGCGCTGGGGGTTGAGAATGGCGACGTAGGGGTCAAAGAGTGTTTTTCCGAGCCGGATGCCCTCGACCTCGGCGGTGATCCGGTCCCCTTTCCTGGCCTCGATGACGTAGAAGTCGTCGTCCTCGTTCTGGGCGACGCCGATGACGGTGACGTTCAGGGGGATGGGCTGGGGGGCTTCGAAATTGCTATTGGCGTCGGCCGCCTCTGCGATTTCGGGATAAGCGCCGACGCTGAACGTTCGCAGGTGGCTGATGCCCGTGGCGGTGCGGACCCGGAGATCATACAGGCCGAGGCGGGCATCGGCGGCAATCCGGATGGTCGCCTTGACGTTCTTCTCGTCGGCGGCTTCGAGGCTCACCGTCTCGATCCCCGGCTGGTACCAGAGGATTTCCTGGGCGTCCGCGAGCCGATCGCCGGAGAGGGTCAGCTCGACCTCGGTGCCTCGCTGGGCTCCCGCCGGCAAGACCGTGCTCAGGACAGGAGACGAGGCGGATGCGGCCGAGGCCACCAGAAGCACCACGGCAGCGGCGGGAAGGAAGCAATAAGGGCGCATTGGTGATTCTCGCGGGGGGAGGAAGGCGGCGGCAGAGCAGGGTTCGGAAGCGGAGCGGAGCTGGGGGGATCGCGCCATCGTCAAACGAACCAGCGGGCACCGTCGTGACGGATGACTTCGATGCTGGGGCGCGGATCGCCTGGAACGAGGCGGAAGCTGAGCGGGAGGACGTTACTGGCGATCGGCTCCGGATCGCTCGGGCTCGATGTTCCGGCGAGCACGAACCGATCCTCAAGGCGGCGATGGAGTTCGAGGCGCCACGGGTTGCGGTCGACGATCAGGGCTTCTCGGACTCCGACCTTGGCGTAAAAGGGGAGCTTGCGGCGGGCGCGGTCGCCGGGGCTGAGGATCTCGATGAGGAAGTCGGGGCCGCCCAGCCAGTAGGCGCCGCGATTCTCTGCCGGGTTGCCGGGGAGGAAGACGGCGGCATCGGGGCAGCGGAAGTTCTTCCGCCAGCGATCGGGGCGGTCGGAGATGTTGATCGAGGGAAAAAGCTTGATCCCGTCGAGATGACCGACGGCCGCAATCAGCGTATGAAGCAAATAGCCTGCAAGCCCCTGGTGCTGAATATCCGGATCGGGAGACACGACGTAGACTCCGTCCCAGACTTCATCCCAGCGGTAGGCGCCGGACTCCTTTCGCCTGCGGATGATGCGTCGGAGCTGATCCCGAGAAAGAAGGACGTTCGGCATGGCCGTGGGACCTCGATCGAGCAACGGGTTCGACGAGGGAAGGGGGCCGTGATCGTGGGACACCCCTCCCCATCGTTCCCGTTCGATTGTCGCCGGAAGGAGATCAGGCGAGCAACTCGTCGACCACTCGGCCACCGTCGACGATCTCGATCGGTCGATCGCCGGGGGCCATCAATTCTTTGTCGGCGACGATGCCGAGCTGGTTGTAAACGGTCTTGGCCAGGTCTTCGGGGCCGACCGGGTCGCGGTCGGGGTCGCTGGCGGTGGAGTTGCTGGCGCCGTGGATGTAGCCGCGTTTGATCCCGCCGCCGGCCAGGGCCACGCTGAAGACCTTCGGCCAGTGGTCACGCCCGGCGGTTCGGTTGATCTTCGGCGTGCGGCCGAATTCGCTGGAGACCATGACGAGGGTGCGGTCAAGCAGGCCGGTGCGATCGAGGTCGTTGATCAGGGCCGCGAAGGCCTGGTCGAAGGCAGGCATGAGGCGTTTCATGCTGCGGGTGACCTGATTGTGCATGTCCCAACCACCGTAGGTCAGGGTAACCATCCGGACGCCTGCGGCGACGAGGCGGCGGGCCATGAGCATCCGCTGGCCGGCCTGGTTCATGCCGTAGGCGTTGCGAATCTCTTCGGGCTCGGCGTTGATGTCGAAGGCGGCTCGGGCGTCGGGAGAGCTGATGAGGCTGTAGGCCCGATCGTAGAACGAATCCATCGCGGTCAGTTCGTCAGACGACTCGCGCTTACGGAAATAGTCGTTGACGGC is from Tautonia marina and encodes:
- a CDS encoding Uma2 family endonuclease, translating into MPNVLLSRDQLRRIIRRRKESGAYRWDEVWDGVYVVSPDPDIQHQGLAGYLLHTLIAAVGHLDGIKLFPSINISDRPDRWRKNFRCPDAAVFLPGNPAENRGAYWLGGPDFLIEILSPGDRARRKLPFYAKVGVREALIVDRNPWRLELHRRLEDRFVLAGTSSPSDPEPIASNVLPLSFRLVPGDPRPSIEVIRHDGARWFV
- a CDS encoding DUF1501 domain-containing protein, with product MTPPLRTIGRRGFLTVGACGFGLTLTDLFRLQARAEQKDYAPIEAKADSVIHIFLPGGLAHQESFDPKPYAPIEYRGEMNSIETTLPGERFSETLPQTSQIADKLTIIRSMTHGEAAHERGTHNMFTGYRPSPALQYPSMGSVISHEYGPRNNLPPYVCVPNMPNEYAGTGYLSSAFSPFALGSDPANKGFRVQDLDLPGGVDESRFATRRSALDAVNDYFRKRESSDELTAMDSFYDRAYSLISSPDARAAFDINAEPEEIRNAYGMNQAGQRMLMARRLVAAGVRMVTLTYGGWDMHNQVTRSMKRLMPAFDQAFAALINDLDRTGLLDRTLVMVSSEFGRTPKINRTAGRDHWPKVFSVALAGGGIKRGYIHGASNSTASDPDRDPVGPEDLAKTVYNQLGIVADKELMAPGDRPIEIVDGGRVVDELLA